The sequence CTACATACCCTTTTTCTCTAACTATTACAGGGGCAACTAAATTAGAATTACTACCAATAAAAGCATTATCTTCAACAATTGTTCTATGCTTGTTTACACCATCATAATTCACAAAAACTACACCGCACCCAATATTAACATTTTTACCCACATCAGCATCACCGATGTATGCTAAATGCGAAGCTTTAGAATTATCACCAATTACAGAATTTTTCACTTCTACAAAATCTCCTATTTTAACTGACTTACCTATTTTACTATTAGGTCTTAAATATGCGTATGGACCTATTGTTGTATCTTCATCAACTTGACTATCAATTATAGTTGATGTTTGCACTACTACTCTATTGCCAATATTACTGTTAATTATTCTTGAATTACTTCCTATTATACAATCTTCTCCTATTTTAGTTTTGCCTTCCAAAAAAACTCCTGGATATATAATAGTATCCCTACCTATTACTACATCTTTACCTATATATGTATTATCAGGATCTATTATTGTAACCCCTGACAACATCAATTTTTCATTGATCCTTCTTCTCATTATCTTATTAGCTTGAGCTAACTGTACTCTAGAATTAACACCGAATATTTCTGTATTGTCATTTAGTTTATATCCGCCTACTTTTAATCCTTTCTCATTTAATATCTTGATTGAATCAGTTATATAATATTCATTTTGAGCATTATTATTGTTTAGATTACGCAAAGCCATTTTTAAATACTTGCCATCAAAACAATATATCCCTGAATTGATTTCCTTTATTCTCTTTTGTTCTGCATTGGCATCTTTTTCT is a genomic window of Caloranaerobacter sp. TR13 containing:
- the glmU gene encoding bifunctional UDP-N-acetylglucosamine diphosphorylase/glucosamine-1-phosphate N-acetyltransferase GlmU, with protein sequence MITSIILAAGEGTRMKSKLPKVLHQVCGKSMLSHVIEASKDAGINENIVIVGHGKEKVKDMLGGDGILFVDQPIGENVPYGTGFAVMQAEHLIKDDKYVIILYGDTPLITSKTINDLINYHKESGNNATVLTAEFDNPTGYGRIIRDDKGNIVGIVEEKDANAEQKRIKEINSGIYCFDGKYLKMALRNLNNNNAQNEYYITDSIKILNEKGLKVGGYKLNDNTEIFGVNSRVQLAQANKIMRRRINEKLMLSGVTIIDPDNTYIGKDVVIGRDTIIYPGVFLEGKTKIGEDCIIGSNSRIINSNIGNRVVVQTSTIIDSQVDEDTTIGPYAYLRPNSKIGKSVKIGDFVEVKNSVIGDNSKASHLAYIGDADVGKNVNIGCGVVFVNYDGVNKHRTIVEDNAFIGSNSNLVAPVIVREKGYVAAGSTITEEVSKGTLSIARVRQVNKEGWVFKKFNKNKE